The following nucleotide sequence is from Lytechinus pictus isolate F3 Inbred chromosome 10, Lp3.0, whole genome shotgun sequence.
TTTTGACAATCATCGGATCCAATTAGATCAGCTGACTTGTTTTCAACCATGCCGAGCCTGAGCACGCAATCGAGCAAGTCGTCTCTGTCATGGCCCGGGCATCCCATGGCAGCGGGAAGCTACATGCTCCAGGCGGCCCAGGAGCCCATCCTCGTAACTCACACCAACTTCCAGGCGGCGGCCCCGCCCACCCGATCATGTAGTGCAAACAGCGACCGAGCCCAGTCACCAGCGACTCACCGCACCTTTAAAGCCGCCACGCCCACAACCACCACTCCCGCCTCAACCAAATCCACCCCCAGCAACTCACATTACAGGTGCATCTGCACTATCGCGATCCTCTGCTCACTCCTCGCGCTGTGCCTACTCATTGCCGGCTTGGTATTCCTGCTCGATGGTGTCGCGTCGACGTCGAGAACCGTCGGCATTGTCCTCATCGTCGCCGCCACCTTAGTGACAATCGGCACCATGGTCTTGTGGAGGTATACCTGTCTGCGGCGTAAAATAGTTCAGGAAGGACAACAGGCCGTCACTTTAAAGTCTGTGAAATCGAACACCAGTTCGTCGTACGTACcacaagaaatatatatttaggttATGATCTGATCTAAACTGTTTTCAACAAACTTTGAATTCCCTAAAAACGCATTCTGTTGATTTTAAGTGGTTAATTGGGGAGAAATGTGACAATGTGACGTGAATCTAGTCTGCATCATCTGTTATTCATGTATTTCTATTTTGAGATACTTTATTATTGCATGTTAGAGGCCATATTTTAGTTAGTTTAAATTCCAATAAAGGTTGTCTCCTGTTCTGTCTAAGAGACAGAGGCGGATGCGACAGcccttttatttactttaaaaaatcaagctgggggagggggcagggtAGAAAAAAGGGATGCCTGGGTCTTGTAACTCTTGAATGTTCctattattttaaaacaaagaacACCTTCAGCTCGTACGGACACCTACAAAAAACCTGGTCTCGCCTTAGCAAATGCTTCTAAATCATTGATCAACCCATGAGCggaacaaatcattttttacatGTCTTGTACATTTgtcttgtatcattttgtacttcttgtttttaacaaaatattggcaattgccagtgaagttctaataaattcaattcaattcaattcaattcatgtcTCAATCACATATCCACTAAAGATACCGACAAATTCCATTTGGAAGTAAAATATTCACGTTTAAAATCGTTATAAAGCCATTCCACTCGACCGTAATACTTATCAAGGAGCGTTGATCAAGTAATTGCAAGCCCGCTGCATCTAATAGTATACCGCAATCGGGAATAAATTCGTAGGGCCTATAGATGCGGATTTGACTGCCCTTAGTTAAAGAAAAGGGTTGAAACGTGATAATATCTTTTAAAAGgttatatcaaatttttttctgaaaattagaTTTTCCATTTTAAATTGTCAGAATTTAGTCTCGCTCGCGTCTTTTCAAAATGTTGCCACCAACGCCATTTTCAGCCCCCTTGAGGTTTGTTGGTCCATTACGTCACTGATTGTGATTTGGATGGCGTATCGTATTACGCTCCATCTAAAAATGCTTTTAGCTATCAATTTCGTCCTATGATGGCGAGTAATATCATTAGTACattaaatatagaaatgaaTTTATCCATAAAACGGTCGTTGCGTATTCAAACcttaaataatatataaatgccaatcctttgtcattttattaGTCCATAGGATTGAGAGTTTCGTGAGGTCATTTTCATTTCCTATTGCGAGGGGTATACACTCTCATTAATGTTTTAACCAACCTTTAAGTGGGTTAAAACAAGAATCTATCAACTGTTGGTTATAAAGAAATTGTATGTAAATGCGTTGTGCATTTTAACCAACAGTTGTTGGTcggttcatattttttttaccaacttTATGGGGTTGGTTAACAAAATGTCCCGAGAGTGTCATGGCTACAGTCACACGGACCAAGCCGACTCCAGGCCGATCATGCCGATAGAAAGAATACACATTATTTTGAATGGCATGCCATCGGTCGATTTGGATTTcgtttgttggtgtgtctgcgaCATTTATAATGTACTGGAATAGAATTACAGCTCGAGACACAAAGTACTATGATCCTGTATCACCAtgatcccccctccccctaacATCCGACCAAGAAAAGGGGGGTGATTAAGGAACGGGGGggatatcatattttttaaagtgcataatgtaaaaatatattataaaataaaatgtgatatttgtattgaaaaggtaaaacaaaaattactcACTCGAAGCTAATCATAGTATTTCTAATACCATGACATCGGTCGGTCTGGAGACGATTTCTATGGTGTAATCGTAACATTACTTATATACCAACAacatctacttgaaaaaaaaaaggttaccaTATCTGATGACCTAATGCTTAAACAATCCAGATGTAGGACTTAAAGTCAAAAGTCTGCATGTCGATTTGATTATCTTATACATGTGCTGTATTTTTTGACAATTAATTGCtgtaaaatacattaaaaaagtaATATGTATTTATACCTTGGATATGTTTGTtgagtttgaagaaaaaagataatatGACATTCTTTAAATTGGTTTTTAAGATTCTTCGCTGCATTGATTCTTGATTATTAAGCCCCATTCAAGTTGTAAATCATTTCTTGTCTTTAAATGCATTAAATGATCAttcttttgtaaaatttaaTTCTACTGTCTGAGTGTACACAAATCATTGTAGATTgaactctgttttttttttaatattaaataagCTCTTTTTATCTTCAAACCTCTGAATTGCATTCTGTAAAATAACTGACGTAACTAAATTAATAGGCCAAAAAGTCTATGAAATATCATGATGCTCAATCTACAGACTTccttaatcattatttttacaaaaaagatCGTCACTTCTCCCAATAAGCTTTacttgttgaaaataaaaatgaaaaacaaaaataaaatatgaaatataaaataatttccttGTTAAAAGGCTCAATATTGGTACTTCGTTCTGTACAAATGAcattttggttttctttactttcagataatcataatcatgatagttTGTGTGTCTGTTGCACTGCTGCactatatatacagtatatatttccTTATGGTTAGTCCTCAGTTATTAAGAGAAAGGGTAACTAACGCCTGGCGACCAATAAACATGTTTTGCAGCATTTTAAGCCCCTGGTACATAGAGGTCAAATTAAACGGAGGTCAAATAACACGTTCATTTTGCATATTTGTCAACTGATCACTTACCAAGCCTGATAAGAAGTCATCAGCGTTTTTGCATGGTTACCTGAATCCAGCAATTCAGCTCATTTAAGAGAGAATTATACATGATACATGAAAAATGGTTTGTAATTATATTGATTCACCGTATCATAATATACAACAGTCACATCTACTTTACATTAAAAGCACTATAATGATTGATCAGAATGGTAAAAAATCTGTTGGTGAACATGATTGCGTGCGAGCAAAATATAAATGGTCAAGATCGACCCAAATATATGTGGattctaacaaataatttgGTTACTTTGGACCATGTTGGGGCAAAGTACACTACATGCATGAACATTTTGGataatttgacctttttaagaggcaaatattgatttaaaaagagagaaaaacgaAGAAAGAATTGCCTGATAATGGTTCTTAGTTTTAATCAAATGACTTAGCATGTAAATCCAGTTTGATAATAGTGTTGATAGTggactttaaaggggaagttcactgtCATGATATTAAGTTGATTAATAAGAGAATGAAATCGGAGAATACAATATTGaacatttgatgaaaatccatttaaaataaaagaattatgCATACTTAGTCTTTTTAATTTGTGGCGTCATCATGAGCTACTGCTCCAGAATGTCGTGGAATGTCATTCATAATGATTAATTCATGATGACAGATTCTTACAGAAAGTTATTGAATATGTCTGATGGTATTTTGAATGCACAATtaaaatcactttcaatttatGATGTTCAGAATATTGCATTTTATGGAACTGATATATTACATGACGAATGTGGGAGctgctgtgacgtcacaaaaatacaaaatagaaacAGGTGATAAAACCGTCATTCATTGACGGATTTTTACCAAACTGAAGCATAATGATTGTTTTCTGCTTTAATTTTCGAGAGCAGCTCCCCCTTTAAATGAATTGAGCAACTTTGTGGAACTTTAAAACAAATCTGAGCTGTATGGAGCCCCACATATTGTCAGAGCAtggaaatataatatttatttatttattcattcattcatttatctatttatattttttgttcatcgCCCACTATCAGCTGAAGTTGTATTTTCTACAAAGATATTTCAAGATCAAACCCTGACAATGCTTTCCTAACCAACATGACATGCTTTGCAATAAGTAAAAAATTATTAATGCCCACAAAAGCCTGCAGTGTTAACTTAGGTCCATGGACAGCGACCGATTAGCTTAAACGTTTTTGGTGATTTCTGTCTGACCGTATAgttgcaattttttgtttgatcCTCAATGTAGTTAAACATCCCTTTAAAAGGTCTGTCTGGGGACTGTCATAGTGGCGTTATGATGACTGTCAGGATACTCAGTTGGTGGTAATGAAGATGAGTGGTATGTCAGGAGTTCAGAGGGGTTCCCAGAGGGGTTTATGTACGGAATAGATTTTAATAGCTAGCATGTTTATCTTCTAGCAGGGAATGGGGTGTCGTTCCTTGGCCAATTAAAACTATATAGTAAGGTTTCATCCACTAAAAGGGAGCTTTTTCATGCTGACGTGGAGGAAAGAGGATAACAATGAAAAAAGAACtgataatactaatgataatgatgatggtaatgatgatgttaatgatgatgacgatactactactactactactactactagtgacaaaaataatgataataatgatatatgataatgatgatgatatttgaaataatagttatgataataaaatactgatGATAACTATGATGAGAATAATagtgaaataaaatgtgaaataaaattaaatgatataaACAATCATGGTTATAGTGATAATAATGTTGGTATACAAAACAGAGAACAATAACATAAAGGAATATACATTATCATCAGAAGTAGTATATAAACTACGCTGTGATAATGATATACGCGAGGATTTAATTCCACAGCCCTGCCCAGCTCAGAGGAGATAGCTGTGATAAAATTTATGACCGAGCCCTGTTCTCAGTATTAATTCGAAAATGACTATAAACACATTCATTCTTCCCCGGAGTCATCGAAGGATTGATGTTGACATGAGCGACTCGAACATTTCCCACGAGATATAAGCCACATCCTTAATGTTCACGATACAATAAATTGTTATCTTTAGAAGATGTCAACACATTTACGCCTTTTTTATCTAAAGCTTAGGCGAATATCTATAGTAGCGTGAATTTTCATTCACATATTCAGCTCTTATAATCAAGCAGGCTTACAATTActggttacattttttttttaatgaaattatttttatctttagAACATATTAACAAATTAAACCTTTTCTTTAAATCTAAAGCTTAGGCGAATGTTTAGTAGCGTGGATTGCATTGAATTTTCATTCTTATATTCAGCGTTGTATATAACCATGTATGTAGGCTTACTAATACTGATAACATTTTTAAAGTCAGATACAATTGTCATCTTTAGAAGATATTAACACATTAAAGCCTTTTTATAGAAAGGCTTAacaagtgaattttcaatatcgTGAATTAGTTGGATTTTCAGTCTTATTTTCAGCTCTTACAACCACGTAATCTTAccatttataattacaattgtTTAAATCAGATACAATTTCTAACACTTTACAATATGTCTACATATATACTCTCTTATTATACAGCGTTAATGGGCGAATGTCTAGTAGAAAAGTAAactatattgattttcat
It contains:
- the LOC135155791 gene encoding uncharacterized protein LOC135155791, giving the protein MPSLSTQSSKSSLSWPGHPMAAGSYMLQAAQEPILVTHTNFQAAAPPTRSCSANSDRAQSPATHRTFKAATPTTTTPASTKSTPSNSHYRCICTIAILCSLLALCLLIAGLVFLLDGVASTSRTVGIVLIVAATLVTIGTMVLWRYTCLRRKIVQEGQQAVTLKSVKSNTSSSYVPQEIYI